GggttttttgttataaaaaaaatattatttttgagtgaatttaaattagaaattaaataacatccaattaaatagtaaaatatcactatttatatataaatttgcagtattttttatataattttattaattaaagttattaaaaaatattataatatttttcacaaaaaatccgtatataaatgtatacaacttttctaaaaatttactatgtataaaaaattggtaAGAAGTCTGAAACTGATGAAACTTAAAATTAacctttatttgaaaaaaaaaagccatatAAAAACCAGAGCAAGCACTAAAATATGGTATAAGAAGATGACGACGTAGGCATCACTAAACGAGCATTCAATTTGTCTGGTTTCTTATGGTTTCGAAGTTCCCTTCCCGCATATTTTAACGCACAAATATCTCTTGCCAGCGCACCACTTAACCAAGTTGAACGGCTTGTTTTGGTCCCCTGCCGTCACTCTATCTTTTCACCACGCGCCACCATTACTGTCCGATCTTCGGCACAACTGAAATGCTGCCCTACTCAACTCTCGAAGAAGCCACCACGGCTCTGGGTCGGAACCTGACGTTTGCGGAGACTTTATGGTTCAATTACTCGGCTCAAAAATCGGATTACTATCTCTACTGCCACAACATTCTGTTTCTATTTGTGATCTTTTCTGTTGTGCCTCTTCCCACGGTGCTGATTGAACTACTGGGATCTAGTAATTTTGATAAGTACAAGATTCAGCCTAAAGTTAGGCTCTCTTTTTCTGAGATGTTTCGGTGTTACAAGGATGTTATGCGCATGTTTTTTCTTGTTGTTGGCCCGCTTCAGCTCGTGTCTTATCCCGCCATCAAGGTGATTTTCCTTCTgggttctgtttttttttttttctttcattttcactGAAATTTTGGATAAATCATGTGAGACTTAGTGTGCAGTTATTGTGAATTTATGAATTGTATTATAAGATTTTGTTGTGTTGATAAGGTTTGTGTGTTTATGCAGATGGTTGGGATTAGAATTGGGTTGCCATTGCCATCGGGGTGGGAGATTTTCGTGCAATTGGCAGTGTACTTTGTGGTGGAGGATTATACAAATTATTGGATCCATAGATTTCTCCATGCGAAATGGGGTTATGAGAAAATCCACCGTGTTCACCATGAATACTCTGCTCCAATTTCATATGCTGCGCCATATGCGCATTGGGCTGAGGTTTTGATACTTGGGATTCCATCTTTTCTGGGTCCGGCAATTGTTCCTGGCCACATGATTACTTTCTGGTTGTGGATTGCTTTGCGGCAGATTGAGGCCATTGAGACTCATAGTGGGTATGTGTgcatgttctttttcttttcttttttttctttagttaaATGTGACTAAATGATGTCAACTTTAGAATTTACTTACGGCCTTGTCTTTTTAGTGGAATTCTTCGGAAAGTGACTTAAAGATGTCACTAAtgtcttttcttttgttaatgaGGGCGAGGATTAGTATGGTGCCTTCTCCTTTTCAATATTacagttcctttttttttttttaaattgtttctcTTTGTTTATAATTGCACAATTTGATTAATCTCTGAAATTTGGGCAAAAGGGACGATTCATATAAAGCCACAGTTTGTATCAATTGCTGGCTCATGTTTATAAGTTATTTTAGCATGAACTGCTTGCTTTGCTGTTTGGGTGATTATTATTATCCCGACTTTGTTGGCAAGTCCTTAAATTGGCAAAAGgtggtttcttttttctttctttctgtttttttttttttttttttttggttctttcttGCTCATGTTTGCATGccatttaatgatttttttaatccacGAATGACATTTTTAAAGATTTCATTATTGGTTAGATTATATGAACTATAACATTTCAGTTGATGGATATCAAAGAACTTGAAGTTTGGCTACTTAGTGAGCTGAAGTATGCtgctaatttatttcttttggtCGTTATGTTCAACATTATGCACTCcaatttttgttcttctttaGAGCATTGTCCGCACTTCCGTTGTCATGCTGCTGCATATGCTTTCTGATCATCATTGGACTATAAAAGTAGGCTTGTTAATATTATGAAAAGATAACTAATTTCTACAAACTAATTAAAGTGGCTACTTGACGCATCTTTGAAATGGAAAAGAAACTCAAGTTTTCCTTGTATACGGAATTTCAACTAAAAGGCCTAAAGAGCTTCTTTGACCTTTTGCAGAAATCATGCTGCTAAATAAATTCCTACacataattatttgatattaatgACCTACTTATATTTAGCTGTTCATTGTTATGATGGTTTTGTACCATTCTCCAAAGATGCTTATCTGCAGAActtttttttgtatcatttatGGGCTGAAGCTTCTGGTTTCACTTGTTGCTTTGTTCTATCATTGTTGTCTTATGCAATTGCCGGACAGGTTGTCataatttgtttgttcttaTGCAGGTATGACTTCCCCTGGACTCCTACAAAGTACATTCCATTTTATGGTGGTGCAGAGTACCATGACTATCATCATTTCGTGGGAGGACAAAGCCAGAGCAACTTTGCTTCTGTTTTCACCTATTGCGATTTCATTTATGGAACTGATAAGGTAATTACCGATTGTCTGTAATATGCTTTCGGCAAATAATTTCAACTGATAGAATGGTTCTGaaatttattggttttttttttttttgaagggcTATCGCTATCAAAAGAAGGTCCTTAGCAAGGTAACtgtttcttttcatttaataatttattatcctCCTATGGTATCTTGGTCGTGTATACTTTTGTCTTCAACATATGAATAACTGTTACTATTTGTTAATATAGGTaaatgaaaatgtgataaaaggTAGTAAAAGCAATTGATTTTAACATTAAGTTAAAAGAGGATAGATATGTTTAGAGAGATTGGACACTTGTTTGCACCTCTTATGAATTGGATAGATCCTAGAATCagacattttttatacatcTAGAACTTCTTGTCCATTTTGATTCATGGCCACTAATCTCCCTATTGACCACAAATGCTCCATATTGGGTTCCATTTTATCTTTAGTTATAACACACTGTTGTGTATCAGGTATATCCTTCATGTCCTGGTTCTTTTCTTgctaatttttcttcttgatcCGATTCAGATGAAAGAGGAGTTAAGAGGAATTGGTGAACAGAATGGAGGGTATTATCAAGATCTTAAATTGGAGTAATCTTCTGATTGCTAAATCCTTGTTGGGATTCATATTTCTTGCCGGTGACTGCTCCTGGAAATCTCTGATTTCAAGTAGACATTTCTTTGCCATTCTGGTAAAATAGAAGTGTTTAACTTGGGATTGTGATTTTGTGAAGATTGAGGCGAGCTTTATTCTTGATTGTCAAGGTCTAGAATTTTGGACATTATGGTCAAGTAAGGATATATAAACTGAAACTATAGCTCgtttttttaatcttgatataaGTATTAGCTTAGCATTGAAACATATGCCAATGTTAGTGgacaatttgaatttgatgtttCCAATCAAGACTTTCGTGTTAATTGgttgaaatataaaagaaaatcaaattgaCAAATAAGGACTAGCGAGTTATGTACACAaagataaacaaacaaaaatggaGATAAAATTCCGTTGTATTGCATTCAACTGAATACAAATGTttggaataaataaaataacataagacaagtctttatcatatttttgaaattttgatttatttgatacaatGATTGTGGATTTAGTTATTGTGTTTCGGGTTTATTTATGTAGCAAACACAGATGGATATCtagttacaaaaataaaataacatacgtATGAGATCCAAATACATACGTATCCACTAAGATAATAAACTATAGAATTTGTCTTACTCTATTGTCTTGTAACTGGAGGAATATCCAGGAGATTTTGTAAAGATTTTTTAGGCATCAACTTTCATGTTTCTTGGTAGTTAGGATCAAGCCTCTAGGTGAAGAATTAGTCCTATATGAATTTGGATTTAGGCTGAATGCGACATTTTTGGCAACGGGTGTGAAAAAAATAGCGTAATGcatatactaaaatattttattcaaaattctgTGTGGGTAACAAAATAGTTTATtttggattgaaattttttttttttttaaattggtttaCGAGTTCGGTTGCAATTTgggttattttaaaatttgaccaaactgtaaacttttttaaaatttgttaatagtATCTTTCACAGGGCCCtttctcatatcaaaatttggAGTATGTTAAAGATAAAGCAAACCCAGAGAGTCACGTCCCcatctttcatctttctttttttgtcttttaaattctacaaatTTCAACTTTACCCTAAGCTCACCCTGTTTAGTTAAATAGGATAGCAAAAGCAAAGCTAAGGAAAGGATCACCTCCTCTTGATAGCCTATAAAAAGAGTTGATCAATTGCAAAATAGTATTTCAGTTCTCTGTTTGTCCTACTTTTACCGAGCTTATAGTTAGAAAATGATATTTGCGGgctattattttagaaattttttgaacaagtaaatatttatttttttctatataaaaatgattatagTTTTATCTTATTCTAAACAAAATCAAGCATCCACACTTCTTGAGTCTTCAAGAGCTGAAATAGTGAAATCTAATACACTCATTGACATTTTTGTCCTAATTCTTGCTAGCGACTCCTCCCTCCGATGATAAAAAAACCTCCATCTTAAGTGTAAAAGATGGTGCAAATGTGTCAATTGAACAAATAAAtgcaacaaaattttttaaaaaaaaattcaaatatgcaATCCCTAACCATAATTCAGTTGTATGAATTGACTTATAATATGAAATCAGAGAAGGATAAATCATATATCAGTGTTTGTGGCTTCTCCTCTTCGAGATCTCCCCACGAATGAGACTTCCGCAATCCTTCCAAAGTAGAAAGACTACCGCGTGTCCACATGGGGTGGCAAGATCATCACTATTCAAGAAATAAAGAGGGGCCAAAGGACTTACTCTCAGCGAAAGTATCAtgcattctcaagttttcaccctttaattttaaaaatctcaaacacctactcataaacaattaaagttaacagaattttaaccccttaaaatttaatttttttttctcttcataccctaaaaactaatagttTGCCCtatagattaagttttaaaaaataatattttctcccaGGTTTATTTTCAATCTTCGACGCCATCACCAGCAACAAAGAGTCCCCAATGCATCATTATGCTCTGACAATCTCTCTCCCCTCCTCTAGAACGTTGACCAACAAAGATCTTGTCTGAGAAGACCAAAAGCTTTgttctcttcatcttctcagACAATATCTTCGTCGATCGACATTCCAAATGAAGGGAGAGAGACCGTCAGAGCATGATGATACGTCGGAGACTCTTCGTCACTTGTGATGGCCTAGATTTGACTCcggagattgaaaactaaaccctggaagggaaatgtcattttttaaaacttgatctagaaggcaaacttttagttttttgggtttaaggggaaaaggagattaaattttattttatttttaatattacagatgaaatgatgattttacctttgaaactaaCAGACTTAACCTCTCATGAAtgggtgtttgagattttcataattaaggGGGGATATTTGGGAAAAcaggatactttgggtgggaataagtcctttggccaataaagAAGTGATAAAGAACTCAAGGTAGTTTTAGCAACCCTATGATTAGATTGTTTGAAATTATAGAGAATTtccaaagagaaaaattatgaaactgTAGAGTAAAATGAACAATTATGGCTAGgtgaaatattgttttaatttacaTTTCTGGTAAAGTAAGCGTTCCAAATTATGGAACAACCATTTGCCAATGTAGCCCTAGTCAACCTTTTGCCCATTGCTTAGAACGGACATTCCATAATATTAGAATAGGACAACACAAACTATGGATAATCATTCTCTTATGTGAAAATAGTAGTCTCTCTCGTACATCAACTCCAATCTCATTACGCAACTTCTAAATCATGACAGTCAATCCCTATTATGTGTGACTTATAGGTCCTTCATCGTGttgatgataaataaaatcatgacCAATCTacaatttgttagttttttaatcaCAAGCCAAGAGTGGTCTCTAGTAATAGTAAGACATTATCACCATTTAAAGATGAAGAGTTTGTGGAAGATGTTAACTTGTcataagtataattattatgcaatcaaattctcttatcATCCCAACATATCATCAGAAGATTTGTCATTATCTATTGATGGAGTTATTCAATATTACGATATCCTTATTGTATTATGTATACCCTTTGTTACAATAATACTTTAGCTATAGAGATTTCTATAATAACCACCCATATGTCCATATGGGGGTCTCATTATCAAGATATACATTAATTCCTTCATTATGGTAAAGGCATTCGATTTATGCATAAGTACATAtgtaaaacaaaatgaaaaaaatgtcattttattaatacataaatatgataCATCTATTACAAAAGTGTACAATATGAATACAATATCCTCAAAATGATTGACTTTAAAGCATTAACTCCGGCGATAAACTCTTTTGGAATACCGACGATGAAGCATGACGCATGCACACTCCATCAACTCTTCAATCTGTTAAAGGTATGCACTAGAATCCTTTCTAATTTTGATGGATTTCCCGTATTGAATTTCACTTATTATTCAAGGTCTTGCTTGGAGTCTTGAGAAggttgtttgaaaattttgttcatttgtttCTCTTTGGCTTCTAGGATTGCATATTCTTGATTGAAAAGGttgctttttttaatttgaggtGGTGCTTTTAGATATGAGGGTTTATTGattaatgttttgtttttccatAGCCTTTTTTGTGACATTTTAGTTAGAATTGTGATAATAATTGAGCAggaattttgtattttgaataACACATTACTTTATTCACATATGTCTCCctttaatatgatacaattcaGCCTCCcttggaaaaattaatttggagGATTAATTTATCTATGATTGATATTCACGTTGTTTGTGAAAAATGTTGTTGTGATAGAATACTTTGGAAGAAAGCTTAATAGGTTTCATTAATTGAGAAATGAgtgtgtttgtttgttttttatttaaatttgttattagaaAATGTTAGTAGTATATGAATTCCATTTAAGATCATGCTCCGTGGccgttaaaattttgttatagaATACTTGGGATGAAAGATTGGTACTTGTGGTTTCATCAAGTGGAAACTGAATTCACTTTAGTGTTTCCTTATCACTTACCTGATGGTGCTTCAATTTCAGTGGGGAAAGCTGCTTCAAAGGACATATTTAGttgaagttttaataaaaattatcttatttgatggTGGCACAAGATATATTTCTCCCGTATCCGGAGCAATGAATCTTTTGTTAATTCATCATAGATTCACTATACTTTTTGACATAGCTAACTACTGTATTGATAACCTTCAAAAAAGACTACATTAAACTAAATCAGTTGGTATATGAAACGTTATGGTGATCTCAAATTTAAAGATCACATGTATTATTGTCCATTAAAGGATTGACATACAATCATATGGAATCCTTTTAGCAGGTTAGTCTGATGGACATGCAATcaacatacacatatatattataccaaGTTAACACCAATACCCTTGACACATGAGATCTGTTGCTATCTTTCAATATGACATTCAATATTATGATAGTATTTTCATGTTATATGTGTTATTGGTCAAAATAATACTAAGGTTACGAACATTTTTAGATTTGCCACCATACATGCTCAGAGGGTTCTTGCGATCAAATTATCATGAAATTACACAAATAACCTTAAATGATTGGTTCTAGAATGCATACTCCAACACAACCTACCAAGATATATAAGAAATCATCATGAAGACTACTCCCTACATCTTCTTGTTCTACATAAGCTTTAAACTTCGAACTTCCATATtccatcaaattcaaataaaaatggcTAAAGCCACCTCTTGAAGCAAAAAACTCTATGGAAAATTTGCAGTCCAAGCTTCtcattttataagaaaaaaagcATCTATCATGAACATTTGATTTGCTCATGAACATATGCTAACTAACCTGTGATGCAACCAATGCACATCCAATCGTATTCAACAAGGAAGGTGGAGCTATAAGATGGATACACCACACAAAATGTACGAGATCATGATAGTGCCAACTTGCATAATCTAGAAAGATACGATGAGATCTCCATGTAAAGAAGATTCTTGAAGTTTTTAAAGTCTGCCTCGCATTCCAAGAACTAAAGGGAAAATTTTGTGTAATCAAACTAATCACTTTGAATCATCCCTTGAAGTATAACTAGATGTAACGCCTAACAAATGGTGACCAAGTAATCTCTAGCCCAAGCTTATAATGGGTTGAACTCTCAAACATCATGACAAGTGACAAGATGATAACAAATCTACAACATATCAAAAAGAAAGTTCTCTAGCAATTGTCAAAGGAGGGACTCAACCAGATTCTATAATACAACTTCTTCACAATGGTCTTCCAATAAGATATTAACTTCCTTTAAGCAAAGATGTTGTCAATATAGGCATAACTCTCTcccatttaaattcaaatcatagGTTAAGGCCCTAAATTAGAGGAGTTTCAAATGtacttttttcttaaaaaagtcTTGTATATATGGAGgaaagaaagggaagaaaacTAATAGAATACTATACACAACAcatatcattttgttttattattgtattatacTCAATCTAATGAGAACAACATGGACATATGTTTTCTAATCCTTAGGCCAAAACCACATAAAAACTCCTTTGTCCAATCTATTTATTTTACCTATCTCAATTCATCTCCTCACACACCTATAGCAAATTTATCTTAgtcttttttaaaatctaacctTTGCTATCATAGTATATCTTATGcaaaactctaaattatatacatcaGTTTGTGTCGAGAAGTCGCATCAACACATGAAATTATCATTTGATTTAACATTAACATGCACACAAACTCATTAATTTACCAAACTTTGTAACCTTTTGTGCCCACAAGATAGCCTAAAAAGATTGCTTTTAAAACCTTAGGATTAAGTTTGCCTGAATTTACATGCACATATATCAAACAACCAAAATGTCTCAAATCATTTAGTTTAAGTGGCCTTTTAGACCACATTTCCataggttttttaaaattcaaagcaGACAAGGGGGATTTATTAATCAAATGACAAGTTGTGAAGACAACTTTTGTCTAAAATCTTTAAGTCTAGCATAAGCTAACATACATCTTACCTTATTTAAAACTGTTTTATTCATTCTTTCAAGCCATTTTGTTGTAGAGTGTCAATACATATTCCATGCCTTAGAATTCCAACTTATTTACaaacaatttattataaaactCAAGTGCATTAccagttttcaaaactttaatccttttatttatttgattttcagccaaagttttccattctttaaaagattcaaaagcttgattttttttttagaatataaactcatactcttttagaaaaatcatcaacaaaagttaaaaaatgatgaGCATTAGAAAGAGAATTAAATGCCTTAGAGGACCCTTATAAGTCCAAATGTATGTAGTCCAAAATTTGTTTCGATCTATGTGTGGCAGTAACAgattttaatctttgtaatttgCTTAACACACAATTCTCACAAAAATCTAATGTACCAATTCTTTTagaatttattagattttgtttACATAGGTGTTGTAATCCTATTAGACTTATATGACCTAGTCTTTTATACCATATAGGTGTTGTAATCCTATTAGACTTATATAACCTAGTCTTTTATACCATAAAAGTGtttcatcaattttatcaaaatttgtggTCATATTATCCCCTACAACAAACCCTTCTAAAATGTACAATCCAATAACCAGTCTAGCTTTCATTACAATTAATGCACCTGTCGTTATTTTTAAAGTTCCATTTTCATACTTGTATATATACCCACTAGAGTCTCATAAACCTAGTGAAATAAGatttctcttaagttttaacACTAACCCAACATCTCCTAAAatcttaacaaaattattagacattcttaattttattgaaccAATACTAGTTACATCACATGACTCATCATTATGCATTAGGACCTTTCCCCCTTTTTACCTGTTTCAAGTCTAGAAACCAATCTCTTCTAGGTGTCATGTGAAGACTACAGCCTAAGTCCATTACCTACTCATTTATAGATATTCCCTTAGTCAACACTAACACTTTTGTATCATCATAAccattaaataaattcatagtATTAGTGTTAGAATTTAATTTCCTTCTTTCAAGATAGTGTTTTTTCATATGCCCATTTTTATGACAGTGCCAACAAACCCTTTTGGTTTTAGATTTTGacctaaattttcttttatcttttggATTTGACTTCTTTGTAGTTTTGCCTCTAGCTTGTAATCCTTCacctatggttttcttttcaatcttAATTTCTAAATCCTTTGATCTTAGGGCTCCTAGAACATCATCTAAAGATAATGAATCCCTACCGTACTTGATTGTAGCTCTAACATCTCTAAAGGTTTTAAGAAGtgagttttatataattataacctaattttcatctaaaatctttttttcGATATTAGCTAGATTAATAGCTATTTTATTAAACTCATCCAAGTTTTCTTTAAGACTCTTACTAGGATCCATTTTAAAACAAAGAACCTGTTTCTTCAAGTAAATTTT
This sequence is a window from Mangifera indica cultivar Alphonso chromosome 20, CATAS_Mindica_2.1, whole genome shotgun sequence. Protein-coding genes within it:
- the LOC123204022 gene encoding methylsterol monooxygenase 1-1-like, with product MLPYSTLEEATTALGRNLTFAETLWFNYSAQKSDYYLYCHNILFLFVIFSVVPLPTVLIELLGSSNFDKYKIQPKVRLSFSEMFRCYKDVMRMFFLVVGPLQLVSYPAIKMVGIRIGLPLPSGWEIFVQLAVYFVVEDYTNYWIHRFLHAKWGYEKIHRVHHEYSAPISYAAPYAHWAEVLILGIPSFLGPAIVPGHMITFWLWIALRQIEAIETHSGYDFPWTPTKYIPFYGGAEYHDYHHFVGGQSQSNFASVFTYCDFIYGTDKGYRYQKKVLSKMKEELRGIGEQNGGYYQDLKLE